Proteins from a genomic interval of Bombus affinis isolate iyBomAffi1 chromosome 14, iyBomAffi1.2, whole genome shotgun sequence:
- the LOC126923797 gene encoding DNA repair and recombination protein RAD54-like isoform X1 → MSIDIAEILKEPRMIKVCAPMVRYSKLQFRTLVRQYDCDICFTPMILADSFVQSEKARDNEFSTNNGDKPLVVQFAAKNVYDFLNATELVAPYCNGVDLNCGCPQRWALKDGYGADLLKKPDLVKDLIYQNRSLAPSKNGKRPLLFDISNNVTIRQVVSPVQQTKKKVCRNVKNVQIPEYKAVALSANDVQATQEVISEHEERMKKIFSKPFKIPIPGYQLSGRALGIRLSGPRRPLHDPEEANALVVYSPPELSEHEKLKIDQSKQLVHVVVDPLLCNILRPHQREGVKFMYECVTGKRIEGAYGCIMADEMGLGKTLQCITLLWTLLKQGPEAKPLIEKAIIVAPSSLVKNWYNEIFKWLKNRVQPLAIDGGNKVDIDTKLTGFMKTYGRRCINPILIISYETFRLHAQVLHQDEVGLVLCDEGHRLKNSENQTYQALINLKAKRRVLLSGTPIQNDLLEYFSLVHFVNQGLLGTAQEFRKKFEIPILRGQDAAATDTERKLAQERLAELVSIVNKCLIRRTSALLSKYLPLKYELVVCIRMGKLQTDLYNSFIQSDSVRKSMEENSANSKKGKSFSTLAAITLLKKLCCHPDLVYDKILEKSDGFENAAKLMPPNYNTKEIMPELSGKLMVLDCLLASIKTTTNDKIVLVSNYTQTLDLFEKLCHKRCYNYVRLDGTMTIKKRSKVVEKFNDPNSNDFIFMLSSKAGGCGLNLIGANRLVMFDPDWNPANDDQAMARVWRDGQKKLCFIYRFLCTGTIEEKIFQRQAHKKALSSTVVDQEEDVARHFTLNDLRDLFKLEENTISDTHAKFKCKRCVNGIEVKGPPEQSDCNSDLSDWRHIYNPRHLPDIPLRQCWSCGISFVFCHRSHEQVK, encoded by the exons ATGTCCATTGATATAgcagaaatattaaaagaaccAAGAATGATAAAGGTATGTGCACCAATGGTTAGATACAGCAA ATTACAGTTTCGAACTTTAGTAAGACAGTATGATTGCGATATATGTTTTACACCTATGATCTTAGCTGATTCATTTGTACAATCTGAAAAAGCCAGAGACAATGAGTTTTCAACTAATAATGGAGATAAGCCATTAGTTGTTCAATTTGCTGCTAAAAATGTATATGACTTTCTTAATGCAACAGAATTGGTTGCCCC ATATTGTAATGGAGTTGATTTAAATTGTGGGTGCCCTCAGCGTTGGGCATTGAAAGATGGGTATGGAGCTGACTTACTTAAGAAACCAGATCTTGTAAAAGATTTAATATATCAA AATCGATCTTTGGCACCCAGTAAAAATGGCAAACGCCCATTACTATTTGATATATCCAATAATGTGACAATACGTCAGGTTGTGTCACCAGTTCAACAAACTAAAAAAAAGGTTTGCCGTAATGTCAAAAATGTACAAATACCAGAATACAAAGCAGTTGCTCTTTCAGCTAATGATGTGCAAGCTACCCAAGAAGTAATTTCTGAACAT GAAGAACGTATGAAAAAGATCTTTAGTAAACCATTTAAGATACCAATTCCTGGTTATCAATTATCTGGTCGTGCATTAGGAATACGTTTATCTGGTCCCCGTAGACCTTTACATGATCCTGAAGAAGCTAATGCGCTTGTTGTTTATTCACCCCCTGAATTATCTGAacatgaaaaattgaaaatagatca ATCTAAACAACTTGTACATGTAGTAGTGGATCCtctattatgtaatattttaaGACCTCATCAAAGAGAAGGTGTGAAGTTTATGTATGAATGTGTAACAGGAAAACGTATTGAAGGTGCCTATGGGTGTATCATGGCAGATGAAATGGGTCTTGGAAAAACTTTACAATGTATAACTCTTTTGTGGACTTTATTAAAACAag GACCCGAAGCTAAACCACTTATAGAGAAAGCTATTATTGTTGCACCAAGTTCATTAGTTAAAAATTGGTATAATGAGATCTTTAAATGGTTGAAAAATAGAGTTCAACCACTAGCCATTGATGGTGGAAACAAAGTAGATATCGACACAAAACTTACTGGATTTATGAAAACTTACGGCCGCAGGTGTATAAATCCTATTCTGATAATCAGTTATGAAACTTTTCGCTTACACGCACAAGTTCTTCATCAAGATGAAGTTGGACTCGTATTATGTGATGAGGGACATCGtctaaaaaattctgaaaatcaAACATATCAAGCGCTTATAAATTTAAAGGCTAAAAGAAGAGTACTACTCAGTGGAACACCTATCCAGAATGATCTTTTAGAATATTTCTCTCTTGTACATTTTGTTAATCAAGGATTATTGGGAACTGCACAA GAATTTCGAAAAAAATTCGAAATACCAATTTTACGTGGTCAAGATGCAGCTGCAACAGATACTGAACGTAAACTCGCTCAGGAACGTTTAGCGGAATTAGTAAGCATTGTGAATAAATGTCTTATTAGACGCACTAGTGCCTTACTTTCGAAATATTTAcctttaaaatatgaattagTGGTGTGTATAAGAATGGGAAAACTACAAACTGACCTTTATAACAGTTTTATACAAAGCGATAGTGTTAGAAAATCAATGGAAG AAAATTCTGCCAAttctaaaaaaggaaaaagtttttCAACACTTGCAGCAATTACACTGTTGAAAAAATTATGTTGTCACCCTGATTTGGTATATGataaaatattggaaaaatcTGATGGATTTGAAAACGCTGCAAAATTAATGCCTCCAAATTACAATACAAA aGAAATCATGCCAGAATTATCCGGAAAGCTAATGGTATTAGATTGTCTCTTAGCTTCTATTAAAACAACGACGAATGATAAAATTGTATTGGTATCTAATTATACACAAACTCTCGATCTGTTTGAGAAACTGTGTCATAAACGTTGTTATAACTATGTTAGATTAGACGGCACTATGACTATTAAAAAAAGATCAAAGGTAGTAGAAAAATTTAATGATCCAAATAGCAATGACTTTATTTTTATGCTCAGCTCCAAAGCTGGGGGCTGTGGATTAAATCTTATTGGTGCAAATCGACTTGTCATGTTCGATCCTGACTGGAATCCTGCAAATGATGATCAAGCTATGGCAAGAGTTTGGAGGGATGGTCAGAAAAAACTTTGTTTTATATATCGTTTTCTTTGT ACTGGTACTATCGAGGAAAAAATTTTTCAAAGGCAAGCGCATAAAAAAGCATTAAGTTCTACAGTCGTAGATCAGGAAGAAGATGTTGCAAGACATTTTACATTAAATGATTTACGagatttatttaaattagaaGAAAATACAATATCAGATACTCACGCTAA GTTCAAATGTAAAAGGTGCGTCAATGGTATAGAAGTAAAAGGACCACCCGAACAATCTGACTGTAATTCAGATTTGTCAGATTGGAGGCACATCTATAATCCACGACATTTACCAGATATACCATTACGACAATGCTGGTCATGTGGAATTTCTTTTGTTTTCTGTCATCGATCGCATGAACAAGTTAAATAG
- the LOC126923797 gene encoding DNA repair and recombination protein RAD54-like isoform X2, which produces MILADSFVQSEKARDNEFSTNNGDKPLVVQFAAKNVYDFLNATELVAPYCNGVDLNCGCPQRWALKDGYGADLLKKPDLVKDLIYQNRSLAPSKNGKRPLLFDISNNVTIRQVVSPVQQTKKKVCRNVKNVQIPEYKAVALSANDVQATQEVISEHEERMKKIFSKPFKIPIPGYQLSGRALGIRLSGPRRPLHDPEEANALVVYSPPELSEHEKLKIDQSKQLVHVVVDPLLCNILRPHQREGVKFMYECVTGKRIEGAYGCIMADEMGLGKTLQCITLLWTLLKQGPEAKPLIEKAIIVAPSSLVKNWYNEIFKWLKNRVQPLAIDGGNKVDIDTKLTGFMKTYGRRCINPILIISYETFRLHAQVLHQDEVGLVLCDEGHRLKNSENQTYQALINLKAKRRVLLSGTPIQNDLLEYFSLVHFVNQGLLGTAQEFRKKFEIPILRGQDAAATDTERKLAQERLAELVSIVNKCLIRRTSALLSKYLPLKYELVVCIRMGKLQTDLYNSFIQSDSVRKSMEENSANSKKGKSFSTLAAITLLKKLCCHPDLVYDKILEKSDGFENAAKLMPPNYNTKEIMPELSGKLMVLDCLLASIKTTTNDKIVLVSNYTQTLDLFEKLCHKRCYNYVRLDGTMTIKKRSKVVEKFNDPNSNDFIFMLSSKAGGCGLNLIGANRLVMFDPDWNPANDDQAMARVWRDGQKKLCFIYRFLCTGTIEEKIFQRQAHKKALSSTVVDQEEDVARHFTLNDLRDLFKLEENTISDTHAKFKCKRCVNGIEVKGPPEQSDCNSDLSDWRHIYNPRHLPDIPLRQCWSCGISFVFCHRSHEQVK; this is translated from the exons ATGATCTTAGCTGATTCATTTGTACAATCTGAAAAAGCCAGAGACAATGAGTTTTCAACTAATAATGGAGATAAGCCATTAGTTGTTCAATTTGCTGCTAAAAATGTATATGACTTTCTTAATGCAACAGAATTGGTTGCCCC ATATTGTAATGGAGTTGATTTAAATTGTGGGTGCCCTCAGCGTTGGGCATTGAAAGATGGGTATGGAGCTGACTTACTTAAGAAACCAGATCTTGTAAAAGATTTAATATATCAA AATCGATCTTTGGCACCCAGTAAAAATGGCAAACGCCCATTACTATTTGATATATCCAATAATGTGACAATACGTCAGGTTGTGTCACCAGTTCAACAAACTAAAAAAAAGGTTTGCCGTAATGTCAAAAATGTACAAATACCAGAATACAAAGCAGTTGCTCTTTCAGCTAATGATGTGCAAGCTACCCAAGAAGTAATTTCTGAACAT GAAGAACGTATGAAAAAGATCTTTAGTAAACCATTTAAGATACCAATTCCTGGTTATCAATTATCTGGTCGTGCATTAGGAATACGTTTATCTGGTCCCCGTAGACCTTTACATGATCCTGAAGAAGCTAATGCGCTTGTTGTTTATTCACCCCCTGAATTATCTGAacatgaaaaattgaaaatagatca ATCTAAACAACTTGTACATGTAGTAGTGGATCCtctattatgtaatattttaaGACCTCATCAAAGAGAAGGTGTGAAGTTTATGTATGAATGTGTAACAGGAAAACGTATTGAAGGTGCCTATGGGTGTATCATGGCAGATGAAATGGGTCTTGGAAAAACTTTACAATGTATAACTCTTTTGTGGACTTTATTAAAACAag GACCCGAAGCTAAACCACTTATAGAGAAAGCTATTATTGTTGCACCAAGTTCATTAGTTAAAAATTGGTATAATGAGATCTTTAAATGGTTGAAAAATAGAGTTCAACCACTAGCCATTGATGGTGGAAACAAAGTAGATATCGACACAAAACTTACTGGATTTATGAAAACTTACGGCCGCAGGTGTATAAATCCTATTCTGATAATCAGTTATGAAACTTTTCGCTTACACGCACAAGTTCTTCATCAAGATGAAGTTGGACTCGTATTATGTGATGAGGGACATCGtctaaaaaattctgaaaatcaAACATATCAAGCGCTTATAAATTTAAAGGCTAAAAGAAGAGTACTACTCAGTGGAACACCTATCCAGAATGATCTTTTAGAATATTTCTCTCTTGTACATTTTGTTAATCAAGGATTATTGGGAACTGCACAA GAATTTCGAAAAAAATTCGAAATACCAATTTTACGTGGTCAAGATGCAGCTGCAACAGATACTGAACGTAAACTCGCTCAGGAACGTTTAGCGGAATTAGTAAGCATTGTGAATAAATGTCTTATTAGACGCACTAGTGCCTTACTTTCGAAATATTTAcctttaaaatatgaattagTGGTGTGTATAAGAATGGGAAAACTACAAACTGACCTTTATAACAGTTTTATACAAAGCGATAGTGTTAGAAAATCAATGGAAG AAAATTCTGCCAAttctaaaaaaggaaaaagtttttCAACACTTGCAGCAATTACACTGTTGAAAAAATTATGTTGTCACCCTGATTTGGTATATGataaaatattggaaaaatcTGATGGATTTGAAAACGCTGCAAAATTAATGCCTCCAAATTACAATACAAA aGAAATCATGCCAGAATTATCCGGAAAGCTAATGGTATTAGATTGTCTCTTAGCTTCTATTAAAACAACGACGAATGATAAAATTGTATTGGTATCTAATTATACACAAACTCTCGATCTGTTTGAGAAACTGTGTCATAAACGTTGTTATAACTATGTTAGATTAGACGGCACTATGACTATTAAAAAAAGATCAAAGGTAGTAGAAAAATTTAATGATCCAAATAGCAATGACTTTATTTTTATGCTCAGCTCCAAAGCTGGGGGCTGTGGATTAAATCTTATTGGTGCAAATCGACTTGTCATGTTCGATCCTGACTGGAATCCTGCAAATGATGATCAAGCTATGGCAAGAGTTTGGAGGGATGGTCAGAAAAAACTTTGTTTTATATATCGTTTTCTTTGT ACTGGTACTATCGAGGAAAAAATTTTTCAAAGGCAAGCGCATAAAAAAGCATTAAGTTCTACAGTCGTAGATCAGGAAGAAGATGTTGCAAGACATTTTACATTAAATGATTTACGagatttatttaaattagaaGAAAATACAATATCAGATACTCACGCTAA GTTCAAATGTAAAAGGTGCGTCAATGGTATAGAAGTAAAAGGACCACCCGAACAATCTGACTGTAATTCAGATTTGTCAGATTGGAGGCACATCTATAATCCACGACATTTACCAGATATACCATTACGACAATGCTGGTCATGTGGAATTTCTTTTGTTTTCTGTCATCGATCGCATGAACAAGTTAAATAG
- the LOC126923797 gene encoding DNA repair and recombination protein RAD54-like isoform X3 has translation MNRSLAPSKNGKRPLLFDISNNVTIRQVVSPVQQTKKKVCRNVKNVQIPEYKAVALSANDVQATQEVISEHEERMKKIFSKPFKIPIPGYQLSGRALGIRLSGPRRPLHDPEEANALVVYSPPELSEHEKLKIDQSKQLVHVVVDPLLCNILRPHQREGVKFMYECVTGKRIEGAYGCIMADEMGLGKTLQCITLLWTLLKQGPEAKPLIEKAIIVAPSSLVKNWYNEIFKWLKNRVQPLAIDGGNKVDIDTKLTGFMKTYGRRCINPILIISYETFRLHAQVLHQDEVGLVLCDEGHRLKNSENQTYQALINLKAKRRVLLSGTPIQNDLLEYFSLVHFVNQGLLGTAQEFRKKFEIPILRGQDAAATDTERKLAQERLAELVSIVNKCLIRRTSALLSKYLPLKYELVVCIRMGKLQTDLYNSFIQSDSVRKSMEENSANSKKGKSFSTLAAITLLKKLCCHPDLVYDKILEKSDGFENAAKLMPPNYNTKEIMPELSGKLMVLDCLLASIKTTTNDKIVLVSNYTQTLDLFEKLCHKRCYNYVRLDGTMTIKKRSKVVEKFNDPNSNDFIFMLSSKAGGCGLNLIGANRLVMFDPDWNPANDDQAMARVWRDGQKKLCFIYRFLCTGTIEEKIFQRQAHKKALSSTVVDQEEDVARHFTLNDLRDLFKLEENTISDTHAKFKCKRCVNGIEVKGPPEQSDCNSDLSDWRHIYNPRHLPDIPLRQCWSCGISFVFCHRSHEQVK, from the exons ATG AATCGATCTTTGGCACCCAGTAAAAATGGCAAACGCCCATTACTATTTGATATATCCAATAATGTGACAATACGTCAGGTTGTGTCACCAGTTCAACAAACTAAAAAAAAGGTTTGCCGTAATGTCAAAAATGTACAAATACCAGAATACAAAGCAGTTGCTCTTTCAGCTAATGATGTGCAAGCTACCCAAGAAGTAATTTCTGAACAT GAAGAACGTATGAAAAAGATCTTTAGTAAACCATTTAAGATACCAATTCCTGGTTATCAATTATCTGGTCGTGCATTAGGAATACGTTTATCTGGTCCCCGTAGACCTTTACATGATCCTGAAGAAGCTAATGCGCTTGTTGTTTATTCACCCCCTGAATTATCTGAacatgaaaaattgaaaatagatca ATCTAAACAACTTGTACATGTAGTAGTGGATCCtctattatgtaatattttaaGACCTCATCAAAGAGAAGGTGTGAAGTTTATGTATGAATGTGTAACAGGAAAACGTATTGAAGGTGCCTATGGGTGTATCATGGCAGATGAAATGGGTCTTGGAAAAACTTTACAATGTATAACTCTTTTGTGGACTTTATTAAAACAag GACCCGAAGCTAAACCACTTATAGAGAAAGCTATTATTGTTGCACCAAGTTCATTAGTTAAAAATTGGTATAATGAGATCTTTAAATGGTTGAAAAATAGAGTTCAACCACTAGCCATTGATGGTGGAAACAAAGTAGATATCGACACAAAACTTACTGGATTTATGAAAACTTACGGCCGCAGGTGTATAAATCCTATTCTGATAATCAGTTATGAAACTTTTCGCTTACACGCACAAGTTCTTCATCAAGATGAAGTTGGACTCGTATTATGTGATGAGGGACATCGtctaaaaaattctgaaaatcaAACATATCAAGCGCTTATAAATTTAAAGGCTAAAAGAAGAGTACTACTCAGTGGAACACCTATCCAGAATGATCTTTTAGAATATTTCTCTCTTGTACATTTTGTTAATCAAGGATTATTGGGAACTGCACAA GAATTTCGAAAAAAATTCGAAATACCAATTTTACGTGGTCAAGATGCAGCTGCAACAGATACTGAACGTAAACTCGCTCAGGAACGTTTAGCGGAATTAGTAAGCATTGTGAATAAATGTCTTATTAGACGCACTAGTGCCTTACTTTCGAAATATTTAcctttaaaatatgaattagTGGTGTGTATAAGAATGGGAAAACTACAAACTGACCTTTATAACAGTTTTATACAAAGCGATAGTGTTAGAAAATCAATGGAAG AAAATTCTGCCAAttctaaaaaaggaaaaagtttttCAACACTTGCAGCAATTACACTGTTGAAAAAATTATGTTGTCACCCTGATTTGGTATATGataaaatattggaaaaatcTGATGGATTTGAAAACGCTGCAAAATTAATGCCTCCAAATTACAATACAAA aGAAATCATGCCAGAATTATCCGGAAAGCTAATGGTATTAGATTGTCTCTTAGCTTCTATTAAAACAACGACGAATGATAAAATTGTATTGGTATCTAATTATACACAAACTCTCGATCTGTTTGAGAAACTGTGTCATAAACGTTGTTATAACTATGTTAGATTAGACGGCACTATGACTATTAAAAAAAGATCAAAGGTAGTAGAAAAATTTAATGATCCAAATAGCAATGACTTTATTTTTATGCTCAGCTCCAAAGCTGGGGGCTGTGGATTAAATCTTATTGGTGCAAATCGACTTGTCATGTTCGATCCTGACTGGAATCCTGCAAATGATGATCAAGCTATGGCAAGAGTTTGGAGGGATGGTCAGAAAAAACTTTGTTTTATATATCGTTTTCTTTGT ACTGGTACTATCGAGGAAAAAATTTTTCAAAGGCAAGCGCATAAAAAAGCATTAAGTTCTACAGTCGTAGATCAGGAAGAAGATGTTGCAAGACATTTTACATTAAATGATTTACGagatttatttaaattagaaGAAAATACAATATCAGATACTCACGCTAA GTTCAAATGTAAAAGGTGCGTCAATGGTATAGAAGTAAAAGGACCACCCGAACAATCTGACTGTAATTCAGATTTGTCAGATTGGAGGCACATCTATAATCCACGACATTTACCAGATATACCATTACGACAATGCTGGTCATGTGGAATTTCTTTTGTTTTCTGTCATCGATCGCATGAACAAGTTAAATAG